In one Haloplanus salinus genomic region, the following are encoded:
- a CDS encoding 2-oxoacid:ferredoxin oxidoreductase subunit beta — protein MSSDVRFTDFKSDAQPTWCPGCGDFGTMNGMMKALAETGNSPDETFIVAGIGCSGKIGTYMRSYAIHGVHGRALPVGAGVKLANPDIEVMVAGGDGDGYSIGAGHFVHAVRRNVDMTYVVMDNRIYGLTKGQASPTSREDFETSTTPEGPQQPPVNPLALAFAASGTFIAQSFSTDAQRHAEIVKEAVEHDGFGFVNVFSPCVTFNDVDTYDYFRDSIVDLQETDHDPTDYEDARSRILDPGTEYQGVLYRDDDSVPYEESHGVDADMSDIPDGAPEDATDLVREFY, from the coding sequence ATGAGCTCAGACGTTCGCTTCACCGACTTCAAATCCGACGCACAGCCGACGTGGTGTCCCGGATGCGGCGACTTCGGCACCATGAACGGGATGATGAAAGCCCTCGCCGAAACCGGCAACAGTCCCGACGAGACGTTCATCGTCGCCGGCATCGGCTGCTCCGGCAAGATCGGGACGTACATGCGTTCCTACGCCATCCACGGCGTCCACGGGCGCGCGCTCCCGGTCGGTGCCGGCGTCAAACTCGCCAACCCCGACATCGAGGTGATGGTCGCGGGCGGCGACGGCGACGGCTACTCCATCGGCGCCGGCCACTTCGTCCACGCCGTCCGCCGCAACGTCGACATGACCTACGTCGTCATGGACAACCGCATCTACGGGCTGACGAAGGGACAGGCCTCACCGACCAGCCGCGAGGACTTCGAAACGTCGACGACGCCCGAAGGCCCACAACAGCCGCCGGTCAACCCCCTCGCCCTCGCCTTCGCCGCCAGCGGCACCTTCATCGCGCAGTCGTTCTCGACGGACGCCCAGCGGCACGCCGAAATCGTCAAAGAGGCGGTCGAACACGACGGCTTCGGCTTCGTCAACGTGTTCTCCCCGTGCGTGACGTTCAACGACGTGGACACGTACGACTACTTCCGCGACTCCATCGTCGACCTGCAGGAGACGGATCACGATCCGACGGACTACGAGGACGCCCGGTCGCGTATCCTCGACCCCGGCACGGAGTATCAGGGCGTTCTCTACCGGGACGACGACTCGGTACCGTACGAGGAGAGCCACGGCGTCGATGCCGACATGTCGGACATCCCCGACGGCGCGCCCGAGGACGCGACGGACTTGGTGCGCGAGTTCTACTGA